TCTTATAGTCTTCTTTTCTCATAGCACCAACTGACATCTGAGGACGTTCACTGTTTTTTGGAATAAAGAGTACTGATGGAATACTACGAATTCCAAATGCGCCTGCCAATTCCTGTTCTTGTTCTGTATCAACTTTAAAAATATCAACTTTTCCTGAGTATTCATTAGATAATTCTTCCATAATTGGCGAAAGCATTTTACAAGGACCGCACCAATCAGCATAAAAATCAATAATTACGGGACGTTCACCGACATATTCCCATTCGGTTTTGTTTTCAAAGTCAAAAACTTTTTCAATAAACTCTTGTTTTGATAGAAAATTCATTTCTTTCTCCAAATTTGTTTCAAAATCTATCTTATAAACGAAGTAATGAAAACTATATTGCTTAATAGCAATATCTTATTCGATAAATTCGGATTTTTTTTCATAATTTTCAAAATATTGGACATAATTATCAATTTCGATGTTATCATTTTCATCTACATTATTACTTTCCGGATTCATCATTTGCTCTTTTTCAATATTGATAATCATATCCGGCTCTTGATTTTCCTGATTATTGGGCATAATTTCTTCAAGTTCTTTGAGTTTCGGTAGGTCATCAATTGAATTGATACTAAAAGTTCTCAAAAACTCAACCGTTGTAGCATACAAAAGCGGTTTGCCGAGAGACTCACTTCTTCCGGCAATTTTTATCAATTTTTTTTCAATGAGCGAATTGACTACTTCGTTTGAGTTTACTCCTCTAATCTGTTCGATTTCAGGCTTTGATACCGGCTGTTTATAAGCAATTACAGCCAAAGTTTCGAGTGCTGCTTGTGAAAATTTCTTTTTAACTTTTGTTTTGAAATACTTATGCAGCATTTCACCGTATTGCGACATCAAACCAAACTGCCAGCCTCCACCCGACTGAACTATGATATAAGGTCGGTTACTTTCGATTAAGTCAGTGTTTATTTCACCAATCAAGTTATCAAAGTAATTTTCAGTAAATTCAGGTTCATCAGATAAGTAAATATCTTTGAGTTCACCTTCATAATCATCCGATTCAGTATTAATATTCGGTACATTGAATTCGATATTGATAAGTAAATTCAAAATTTGCTTTGAACTCAATGGCTCTTCAGAAGAAAATATCAGAGCCTCAATTACTGATTTTCTTTCATCCTTGCTAAGTTTCATAAAAGCAGGTTGATTAATTGTCTGCAATTTCTTCACCTGTATGATTATAGTTCTTGTAGTCCATAATAATTATGTCATCAAAATTATCATCCTGATGTATCCAAATTTTCCTGTATTTCATAAGCTCCAAAATAGCAAGTAGTGTAACTATCAGATGCATTCGAGATGTATTTCGTGTAAATTCATAAAAACTGATACGTTTTTTACTCGATAGCAACAAGAAGATAGCATTAATTTTATCTTCAACTGTTATATTCTCAAGAGTCACATGATGTTCCGGCTCTTTTGTTTCAGCTCTCTGCATCACATTACTAAATGCAGAGAGCAAATCGAATAAATTTGCATTTTTGTATGAAGCAGAATTTTCTAACGTTGCTTTGTCTGAATCAAATAAATTGCGATAAAAAACATACTTGTTTTCCTCATAACGTTCAGCTAAATCTGAAGCTGCATCCTTGTATAATTTGTATTCAAGAAGCTTTCTGACAAGTCCGGTTCTTGGATCTTCGATTTCGGTATCATCATCACCTTTTGGTCTTGGAAGTAGCATCTGCGCTTTAATATACATAAGAGTTGATGCCATGAGAATAAACTCTCCGGCAAGCTCCAAATCAAAATATTGCATTATTTTTATATATTTTAAAAATTCTTCAGTAATCTCCGAAATCGGGATATCATATATATTAAGCTCGTCCCTCTTAATAAAATAGAGAAGGAGATCGAACGGTCCCTCGAAATTCGGAAGTTTAATTTTATACATTTTATAAATATTTGATTGTGTAATCAGCAAAAATAATAAAATTTTTCCTTACAGAGTTCATTTCAATTTTATATGAATACACTTTTTTAAAATATTTTCGTCAATTTTAACTTAATAGTATATCAAATTAGTCATATTATCAGGTAAAAATTATGTCTCTGCTTAGTAATCTCAAGCCAATGAAACAAGATAAAATTCCTGTTGGTATTTTATTGCAGTCCCCTATTAAACTGAAATTGCTTACCAACGAACAAATTCATGATAAAGAGATTATCGAAAAGAATCTTCACCGCCCGCAGCTTGCATTAGCCGGTTATGTCGGACTTTTTACCTGGCAACGCATTCAAATTTTTGGAAATACTGAGATTAATTATTTACAAAGTCTCAAAAATTTTGAGCGGATTGCGGCTATCGAAAAACTCACACAGTTCAATCTTCCATGTGTAATTATAACAAATAACAACGATTTAGATAAAAGTTTGATTGAAATATTTGAGGAGGCAGAGATTCCTGTATTCCAAACTGAATACGACACAACCAAAGCTTCATATCTATTGAGTGAATTTCTTGATGATCAATTTTCACCCCAAGTGGTTGTACACGGCTCATTTGTTGATGTTTACGGGGTTGGAATGCTTTTTGTCGGTCGCAGTGGAATTGGCAAAAGCGAAGTTGCACTTGATTTAATTGAACGTGGTCACCGTCTTGTTGCTGATGATGTGGTGATGCTTACCAAAAAACGTGAAGCTGTGCTTATGGGAACCGGCACAAGTCTTGTTCAGCATTTTATGGAAATTCGCGGACTTGGAATAATTGATATTAGACAGATGTTCGGTATTCGTTCAATAAGATTTCAAAAAAGGTTGGAAATTGTTGTCGAACTTGAAGATTGGGATAACGAAGCGTCATACACACGTACAGGACTTGATGAGCTGCCACTTGATGTTATGGGTGTGGAAATATCTAAAGTCAAACTGCCAATATTTCCCGGAAAAAATATTACTGTAATTTCTGAAGTAATTGCAATCAATTATCTACTTAGAACCTATGGCTATGATGCTTCACAGGTTTTTTCAGAAAAGCTGAATGAGCGAATTAAAATGAAATCGGGTATGAAGAAGTTTTTTGAAGAGAAGCGTATTATTTCTTACTTTCAGGGTGATAACGAATAGCCTAATTTTATGCAAGAATTCTTTTTAATAAACTTTTTTCTAAATTTTCACACTTTATTGTGAAATCATTATAATTTTATTTGCACAGGACCTCTTTTCTTGTTATTTTTGTAACATTAATCTGAGAAATAAAATATTTTTGTTTCAAGGATAAATTTTAAACAAATATCTGCTCCGGAGGCAATCTGATGGAAAAGAGAATTGGAAGCGCCCTGATTCTTGTCGAAAGTAAGGCTGATATAGACAGCCTCAACAAGATATTGAGTTCACATTCAAGTATAATTTTAAGCCGTCAAGGCTTACCCTTAAAAGATAGACAAGCAAACCTGATATCTGTAATCCTCGAAGGCTCAACTGATGAAATCGGTTCGTTAACCGGAAAAATCGGCAGATTAGAATTTATTCAGG
This window of the Ignavibacteriota bacterium genome carries:
- the trxA gene encoding thioredoxin, with amino-acid sequence MNFLSKQEFIEKVFDFENKTEWEYVGERPVIIDFYADWCGPCKMLSPIMEELSNEYSGKVDIFKVDTEQEQELAGAFGIRSIPSVLFIPKNSERPQMSVGAMRKEDYKKAINDIFGVAEPIAVN
- the scpB gene encoding SMC-Scp complex subunit ScpB; this translates as MQTINQPAFMKLSKDERKSVIEALIFSSEEPLSSKQILNLLINIEFNVPNINTESDDYEGELKDIYLSDEPEFTENYFDNLIGEINTDLIESNRPYIIVQSGGGWQFGLMSQYGEMLHKYFKTKVKKKFSQAALETLAVIAYKQPVSKPEIEQIRGVNSNEVVNSLIEKKLIKIAGRSESLGKPLLYATTVEFLRTFSINSIDDLPKLKELEEIMPNNQENQEPDMIINIEKEQMMNPESNNVDENDNIEIDNYVQYFENYEKKSEFIE
- a CDS encoding segregation/condensation protein A: MYKIKLPNFEGPFDLLLYFIKRDELNIYDIPISEITEEFLKYIKIMQYFDLELAGEFILMASTLMYIKAQMLLPRPKGDDDTEIEDPRTGLVRKLLEYKLYKDAASDLAERYEENKYVFYRNLFDSDKATLENSASYKNANLFDLLSAFSNVMQRAETKEPEHHVTLENITVEDKINAIFLLLSSKKRISFYEFTRNTSRMHLIVTLLAILELMKYRKIWIHQDDNFDDIIIMDYKNYNHTGEEIADN
- a CDS encoding HPr kinase/phosphorylase; amino-acid sequence: MSLLSNLKPMKQDKIPVGILLQSPIKLKLLTNEQIHDKEIIEKNLHRPQLALAGYVGLFTWQRIQIFGNTEINYLQSLKNFERIAAIEKLTQFNLPCVIITNNNDLDKSLIEIFEEAEIPVFQTEYDTTKASYLLSEFLDDQFSPQVVVHGSFVDVYGVGMLFVGRSGIGKSEVALDLIERGHRLVADDVVMLTKKREAVLMGTGTSLVQHFMEIRGLGIIDIRQMFGIRSIRFQKRLEIVVELEDWDNEASYTRTGLDELPLDVMGVEISKVKLPIFPGKNITVISEVIAINYLLRTYGYDASQVFSEKLNERIKMKSGMKKFFEEKRIISYFQGDNE
- a CDS encoding CopG family transcriptional regulator: MEKRIGSALILVESKADIDSLNKILSSHSSIILSRQGLPLKDRQANLISVILEGSTDEIGSLTGKIGRLEFIQVKSVLLKNNTNYEGIL